The DNA segment GAAATTGGTATTTGAatataaggtaaaaaaaaaaatgtttttaactcaATGGTATTTTTAGAGttcgtttggtagtgattctagaaattaattttaatctaaaaattattattttttaaataaatgaaaaagagagaaatttgacacattttttaaaatatgaagaattatttgtagtgttggaaaatcatttataatattttttttaaaaaatatttgataagtgattctcttaaaaatactttcaaaaaaaatattttcactaaaaatatttcaaatagaaatacTGTCAAATACactattaataatatattatgtaataaataaataatcaattgcACAAAGAAGCATTTATCGTGTGCTAATCTATGAATCAATTTCAGattattctttaaatttttaaaattaatttttgaatgacttttagtattttttttccccaaacatcTCAATTTTGCAAGAGAAGTGTGTCCAAGTTTTAATACATACAAAGTTCTAACTCATAGTTTCATGCTTCATCAAGATTTCAAGTATAGTGGTTGTGGGTTCTAGAAGGATGGATGACATGAtagttgaaaatatttgaagagGGATTAAAGTCGATTCTCATTCAAAAATTCTAGAAAATGGGTCCTACAAGAAGACTAGGCCAATCCATCTCAGAGACATCTATTGTTTCTTTGGCAATAGATTTTAATGGCATAAAAATACAAGGATCAATTCATCACCTTAGTTGCATTCAATCATCCAATCGATAGAGCCATTTGAATTGTCTAAAACTACATGAGTGATTGATTGTACCCATGCATGATTTTGATTGCTCGAATACAATTgtctaaaattattagattagTTTATTCTCACAAGTTTTAAAGGATTTtggttgataaaataaaataagatatcatatgtatatcgtaagattttatttttaatggaatataatatatttaaatattatatctaATGGATATGTTATATATAATATCTAATGGATATGTTATATATACTTATATTTGGTGtgtatgagaaataaaaaataaaatgattattttaatatttgatatttgtttaaaacaaaaattatattacatcatactattttctatttaaaaaataaaatctctttcatatttaatattatttaaacatCGTTCATTCTATAGTTTATCATTTAgtaagtaaattttttatttatttattaataatattcttaattaaaagatttaaaatttataaataaaaatattatattatgttgttaaatatatatatatattaatacgtttattaatattattttagattatattctatacatattttttttattcttttctttttcaaactataattttaatttattaatgaaattttttttatcttgtaaaatgattaatataaagaattaaaaaataataaaagaaatgaatgggaaaaataaatttatatatcatgaGATATGTATAATCCATATATCAACTTAAAATTATCATATcgcatatataaaaaatataaataaaacattgaataatatattttactACTTATCTTATCTTATCTTATGTTTGATTGAATATGAGATATAATAAGTTATAGGATAAATTATCATATCTCATGTTATATTTagtaaaccaaacataattgtaggatttattttcaaatgtaaaagagttttaaagaaaaaaaaaattcatatatcaaAACTTAAAACCTCAAGGTCTAATTGTTGGAAATTAAGTTTAAGTTTCACTTTTCTTTCAAAGAAGTATGGAGTGGCAATTAATAAGTAATTAGAGATTGTTATACTAAGCAGTGATAGGAGATCATCACATGGGTGTGAAGGAAAATACAATAACAACAATGCATTTGCGAATAAGGACTTAGAGAGAAATGtgcatataaaatataataaaactttAGGCTCAATTGAGGGTTGTTCTTTGAGCCCACTTGTTTAGGCATCAACTTAAGTTCATTTCTTCTTTATGGTCGCTTGAAGCTTAGTAAGAAGTTTTGTCCCACTTTGgatgaagagaagaaaagaaaaaaccaagaaaaatgtaaaagattcTCTATTCTTAATTTGTGGAGGATTTGATGTATGTCATGGTATCACAAGGCTAAATATAGCTCATGCAATCGGAGTTATGAGCAGCTTTTGCTTAATCTTAGAAAGAAACACTAGAAGGTAGTGAAGTGAATCTTCAAATGCTTGAAAGATAACTCAAGTGTGTGCTACTATTTTGAAAGCTCAAACAATCTTGGAAAGATTTATCAATGAAGATATGACTGATGATACAAATAGAAAGAGATCAACATTTGTTTAATTGATACCTTTGCATGAAGGGCTATTTCCAAACTAGCTAAGTTGTAGCATCATGAATTGCCTTATCCACAATAAAAGCTAGGTATATAGATGCAACTAAAGTAATGAAGGAAATCTTATAGTTGAAGAGTTTTCTCCAAGAATTGAGTTTGAAATAAGAAAAGTATGCAATATATTGTGGTAGCCAAAATGCTATGCATTTAAACAAGAGCTCTATGTATCATTCTCACATTAAGCACATTGATGTGAAATATCACACACTGAGAGATATAGTTGAAGAACTTCAAAAGGTcattcaactaaaaataattcatatttataAGAATGTCTCAAATATTTTGGCAAAAGTGGTTTCTAAGCAAAAGCTTGGGAGGTATTCTTCTAACGTGGGTTAAAAGGGGAGATTTTTTGTTTATTCCCTTAATAAAGCTTGTGAGGCTAAAGTTCTTTTGGGCAACAACTTAAGCCCATTTATTGGCATTTAAAAGCAAGTTGTAAATGCtcttgttgagagagagagagagagagagagagagagggggggggggggggcggaaGAGTAGTTGTTGCAAATTtaaggagaaaataaaataaaattgaagaaagaCATTCTGTTAGAGTTGCTTCTAAGTACAAAATGTTGTGTTGATTGATTAATCTCACAACTCATTTGTAAAggtttttctttgataaaatcCTTATATCActcttttatattattgaaatgGAAGATGTGGTTTTTCTATTTCAATCTATATATTGACGTATTCCACCAAACTTTATCTCATAGAAGTCTAGTGAGATCCTTGTACTTCACCAtttgataatgaaataaaaatttctccATGATATTTTACctcctttaaaagaatttttctaTATTACATTTAATAactcttttttaatattttaatttattgttattattggtTTCTAATTGCTTTTATTGTTGGGTTACTTGTGAAAGTAAAGTTATTATTGTTAAcctaagggttctcctaatcacaTTTTCATGACAATAACCCATGGTTAGTATACTAATggtttaaaataaagataagtttttagattttaattaaaaaattcaattggAATGACAAAATACTCATCAAGGGATCAAATGATGCAAGTTTAAGAGAATATGAAAATTGTTCAAACCTATGATTTATTTGTAAGATAAATACACAGGTGCACCTAAGTTTGTCATACTAAATCATGCATCTTTAAATACTCAGTTTATACATTAAAGAtacattttcattaaaacatGAGTATTATCATACAAACTTTAggcaaattgttttaaaaattgactatTGATACTTAAATACCATGTTTAAGTGTTAgaagtgaaataaataaataaaagataggTTTTCTTGCCAAATAAGGTGAATCAGTCAAGTGGATTGACCAACTCGACCAATTAAACGGTTAAGTTTTCTCAATCAAGGGCAGATGAAAAGATGCAAAAAAatcttctctattttctagTAGTTATGCATTCCTAGTCAGGGGTGAGACTTCTCTCAATCGAAGGGTAGGTTTTCTCGATCGAGACTCAAAGATCACCTGTTATACATTTAATACCCAACGGCTAGTCAATCGGTCAAACCGAAACTCGACTAAATGAGgtctttttttgttattttttgttcCTGAGACTAGAAACTTATAAATAGAAAgctcaattttatttatgaaaaagagAACATCTGCGATCAATTGTCCAACTACTTGTCCTTCATTTAAAgctctcattttcttctctctttggtTCATTGTTTTGTCACTTGCATATCCTGTAGCGCACCATTTCTTATTCATCTTAGCCTTTTTTGTGTATTTGAacatgttagaaaaattaggctaatccaacctatggtaatcatcCTAAAGGGGAGGGGAGGGTGAATAAGGTGATGGTccctttttgcaaatttaaactatgtgaatgtaagagacaaattatatgtaagtatataataagtaatataaagacaattgcatataaattaaaagaatagagaagagagaatgcaaacataagattttatagtagttcggcgcaacccgacctacatccactctcctatACCTTTAATCCCAagtttgaggttccactaattcaaggcttccaaaccaagccttcaagcaatacaattggattatggttccaattcaccctcttggatttttggctccaagcaccctttacacttctcaagagatatcccactcttgaacaacctctcaagtgataccccacacttgagaaacttcctctcaaatatttacaaacaaatgatctcacaaaatcctaatataaaaactttaagctcaaatgatacaagaaaactaggattgaattaTGCACTAAAGATAtacaagttttagaacaatggtgcactaaaaaacactctttcaaggctcaaatatattcaagaaaggtttgggaaggttaaacttttaaacaatgaagattaaaacatttttatagaagagaaaagttAAACTAGTcgtttgggggttcgaccggtcgagttaggggttgaccagttgactagccgttagcatttaatgcttggcaggtgattGTTGGGCCttaaccggacctcaaccggttgaggttcaacttTGACCAGTTGAACAACCGTTctagaagaaagagaaagttttttacacactcgaccggttgagctgggggtctACTCAGACCTCGACCGGTTAAGTTGGGGGTTGacccggacctcgaccggttgagcttgcagtcgaccggttcctcatccGATTCAACCGATTGAGCTGTTTTTTAGCttaacaaccaactttttcaacttaaaacctcttaaaacaagtttgaaaaacatttaacacagtttttagttgaaaacatgaaatcatccaattcttaacatatttaaaacaaaataactatttgatgattttggtgtataagtaaagaatgtaatgcatgaaaatcttaatgcaccaacaaccttacaaagagatcttataaAGCTtaagtcttgaaaaacacttctctttgaggtggtcttcttcttcatgatttctccttggcttgatttgtctttgtgattgccactttgaaaattatcttgcctaatcacacttgaaatataatcattagttataaaccttgttttgttatcatcaaaatcaagattaaccaaaccttggtttcacagaaTATTTATTGAGCTAGGATGAGAGTTTGTTTCTGTATTGTTTAAGTGAGATTATGAGCATTGAAAGATTTAAGTTAGTGAATACTTGAAAGGATTGTATAAGCGTCCATTGAAACTAGATTCCAAGCATAAAGacattagaagcttggttgaagtaTTAAATGGAACCCTCACTCAATTGGAGTTTAAGAAAAGTGGACGTAAGTAAAgggtgtcgaaccactataaaatttgtGTTTGCTCCTCTCACTTAATCTCTTTACATTTGTACcctattttgattaaatttgtaatgattagaaaagtttttcaaaaactcaatTCACAATCCTTCTTGGGTAATTTTCCTAATAAGATTAGCCTTAATTTCACACTTGCCAATCATACTTAACCTTCCTTCATTGGTATTTATCCATCTCCCACTCCCACCATAATATTCTTCTCTATTGGTATGGAACTATGCCTAACAATACTTTCTTAAGATCCAGTGATTATATTTTACCTAAGTTCGCTTAGAAAAAATACATTTTGGAAGACATTTCCATTTATCCTTAGTGTCATTATTTATCATTGTTtgacttcttcttttttttttaaaaaaaaaaaaaacattacatTTGAATATTgttgataaaaattatatcttagattataattttttttttaaaaaaaaaattgtctttgtAAAGACTTCCTATTCTCTTACCTCTAACAATCCTATTATGGATTTTAACTTTCTATAAAACAAAATGAGTTTATCatgaattaaatatttcaacCATGTTATAAATGGCCATAGCATTATGAATTCCTGGCCATGTACTATCATCATGCAATTCTTCATCATGACTTGAAAGAACTAGATAAGACATGTTATTCATGTGGCATTGAATTGATTCCTAAACCAAGGGatctcaatttttttccatgcccttttctttataatttctGATAAGGAAGAGCGCTTCACTGCTTGGTTCCCAAGAAACAAACAACTCCTTTCTGGTTTCTAGATAATAGCCATTACTTTTTACTCACCTTCTCTTTCAACTGTCCTCCCTATCAAAGTTATTATTTATTccattagttttttttcttttgttaacaTCAAATTCAACTGCTTTGAGAGTAATTCATTACTTGACCAACACATCACGCcttctctttaaaaataatcccataaattcctacaaaaattttggaatgTCTattttcccaaattaaaaattcatcaaGAGATTAGCTTATACTAACAACCAAACACCCTCAAAGGCCAAAAACCAACTGTATAAATACCTAACACTAACTGAAAATTGATTGTGCACAACGCAAACGACAGAGATTTAGAGGGATTTTTTCAAGGGAGAGAAAGAGAATGAGTTTTCTTAGAGGGAGATTAGCTGGAGCAGAGGGAGCATACTTTTACCAGGAAACCAAACACGCCGTGGCCCGGCTCGTTCAGAACAACAGGAATCTGCCAGTGTCGGCTTCCAAAGCGGCTTCATCGGCGGAGCACGAAGGCCAAGCCGATGTGCTTCCTGAGGTTCTGAGACACTCTCTGCCGTCGAAGATCTTCCACCAACAGCCGTTGGATTCGTCGCTCTCCAGTGCTTCGAAATGGGTTCTTCACAGTGATCCAAAAGCTACCTCCACTCCCTCTTCTAATGATATGAACCCTCTTCGAGCTTATCTTTCTCTGCCCCAGGTCACTTTTGGACCCAAAAGgtcggttttttttttcttgtcctgtttggttgctgagaaattaGGGGGAAAATTTAGGAATGGAAAGAGGTTTTTTGAAATTCTGGGACCCACAAAACAAAGAACCCTATGCCCAACTGAGGCGCGAGGGCTTGCATTTCCCTGCCCCAGGTCACTTTTGGACCCAAAGGGTCAGTCTTTTTCTGTTCGGTTGCTGAGGGAGTGCAGGAAAACGTAGGAAAAGAAGATAATTTGGGGTTTATTAAAGTTGGGATTTTCAATCTTGGGACgttaagaaggaaaaaaaaaatacccttCAATGAAATCAAATTAGTGCAATATTTGGAATTCAGTAATATGTTTTTTTGCAGAGAAATTGTAGGGGATATGAAAGAAGTTGGAAATTgaaatttagattttcaaattgtATTGAACTGACAAAGCAAGACACTTTGCTCACCTGAGGCAAATAGAActatttgttttattgaaaatgattggGGATAAGGTAGCTTCTTCCTCCTTCAAGTTCATGAATTATGCAAATGCTCTTAGCTTTCCCAAGTATGTCTGCCATGAAAAGCAAGTTTTGTTGAAAGCATCATGAAGCATACCATGGGCATAAATAAACAGACCCATTCATGTTGGATTAagaatatttgttttctttcatcGTGCTAATTTCAATAAGCTAATATACTGTTACTGACAGATGGCAATTGCCTGAGCAAGGGAACTCGGTTTTAGCCTCCACAGCCAATGAATTGCGGCGTGACAGGTACAGCCATGTTAATCCTGAGAAATTGAAGGCTGCAGCTGAAGGGCTTTCACAAAGTATGTTTTATTGATCTTCAAATCTTCTCTAAATTTCACTTGAATAATGGCTCTTTAATTTTGTGTCGTTGTATCTTAATTCTTACACCTGGTGTGTTGGTTTCTTCAAGTTGGAAAGGCATTTGCTGTTGCTACTGTGGTTGTATTTGGTGGTGCCACCTTGATGTTTGGAGTGGCAGTCTCCAAGCTACAGGTGCACAATGTAAGTATGGATTTGGCATGCCTTTTGATTCGTAAATTCTCTCCACTACGTAGATTCTTATCTTGTTGTGAATTAGTCATTCTGATGAGAAAGGGTGGTCTGCAAATACAAACATTTCCTATTGTTTACCTTTTTAGTCTTCCACGTTGGTAAGCCCGGCATACTGACTTTTACTATTATTAGGAAAAGAATCAGTTCATGAAACTATTTGGTCCTCCAAATTGTGGTTGTTCATCGGAATGTCTATTCCAATAAAAGACCAAGATGCAAGGAAGG comes from the Vitis vinifera cultivar Pinot Noir 40024 chromosome 12, ASM3070453v1 genome and includes:
- the LOC100263749 gene encoding uncharacterized protein LOC100263749, translating into MSFLRGRLAGAEGAYFYQETKHAVARLVQNNRNLPVSASKAASSAEHEGQADVLPEVLRHSLPSKIFHQQPLDSSLSSASKWVLHSDPKATSTPSSNDMNPLRAYLSLPQVTFGPKRWQLPEQGNSVLASTANELRRDRYSHVNPEKLKAAAEGLSQIGKAFAVATVVVFGGATLMFGVAVSKLQVHNSDDIRIKGRELVQPKFDMLREQLIPMRIWVENVSKKWHVEREEDIKEKPIIKELTKILGAKTSN